A region of Lycium barbarum isolate Lr01 chromosome 3, ASM1917538v2, whole genome shotgun sequence DNA encodes the following proteins:
- the LOC132631975 gene encoding heavy metal-associated isoprenylated plant protein 39-like, which yields MKKVVLKLEYFDDKIKQKAMKKVSGLEGVESISIDSKEKKLTITGNIDPVSLVSKLRKLCHTDILSVGPAKEPEKKKDEGAKKDDAKKGDDKKGGDEKKKDGKDEAPVMKAFPAPMFYPYQQPYQPPVPAYYHHRSVEEDPNSCVIC from the exons ATGAAG AAAGTGGTGCTGAAATTGGAGTATTTCgatgacaaaatcaagcaaaagGCCATGAAAAAAGTGTCTGGTCTTGAAG GGGTCGAATCAATTTCGATAGACTCAAAGGAGAAGAAATTAACAATAACAGGGAACATAGATCCAGTGTCATTAGTTTCCAAATTGAGGAAGCTCTGTCACACTGATATCCTCTCTGTTGGACCAGCAAAAGAGCCCGAAAAGAAGAAAGATGAAGGGGCCAAAAAAGACGATGCTAAAAAGGGCGATGACAAAAAAGGAGGAGatgaaaagaagaaagatgggaaagATGAGGCCCCTGTTATGAAAGCTTTCCCAGCTCCTATGTTTTATCCCTATCAACAACCTTATCAACCCCCTGTTCCTGCTTATTATCACCACCGAAGTGTCGAAGAGGATCCTAATTCTTGTGTTATTTGCTAA